From a region of the Salinispira pacifica genome:
- a CDS encoding carbohydrate ABC transporter permease, whose translation MVVQEARFQKLLLAIFWLVLVLALLIFAFSIIGNKDSGIPTFVNAILVIVVGIGGIWALYWSGNNVAEMTGEKRRDKIVAYFYIFPAIFILGVYLVYPAVRTIILSFYDRTSTNFVGLQNYVHIFSDGKMLITLRNTLMWVVVVPTVAVSLGLVIAVLVDKLNPTAEKVFKALIFLPMAISFVGAGVIFRFIYYKAPFGSEIGLLNAIRNAMGNESIAWLIQEPWNNFLLMFIMIWLQTGFAMVILSSAIKNVPADLHEAARIDGAGPFRIFFQITIPYIRNSIIMVMTTILFLVLKAFDIVFVMTSGDYNTDVVASAMYDQTFQQGNFGVGSSLAVLLFIFVVPFVIQNIRNMRDNGV comes from the coding sequence ATGGTCGTTCAAGAAGCGCGATTTCAAAAACTACTGCTGGCCATTTTCTGGCTGGTACTCGTTCTCGCCCTGCTGATTTTTGCCTTTTCCATAATCGGTAATAAAGACAGTGGTATCCCCACATTTGTTAACGCGATTCTGGTAATAGTTGTGGGGATCGGCGGAATATGGGCACTGTACTGGTCGGGAAATAACGTGGCCGAAATGACCGGGGAAAAACGCCGGGATAAAATCGTTGCGTATTTCTATATTTTTCCCGCCATTTTTATACTGGGTGTGTATCTGGTTTATCCGGCAGTCCGGACAATCATCCTCAGTTTCTACGACAGAACCAGCACCAACTTCGTGGGACTTCAGAATTATGTGCATATTTTTTCCGACGGGAAAATGCTCATTACTCTGAGAAACACTCTCATGTGGGTGGTTGTTGTTCCCACTGTTGCAGTTTCACTGGGGCTTGTTATTGCCGTGCTTGTGGATAAGCTCAATCCCACCGCGGAAAAGGTGTTTAAAGCACTTATTTTCCTTCCAATGGCGATCAGTTTTGTGGGTGCCGGTGTAATCTTCCGGTTTATCTATTACAAGGCGCCCTTCGGAAGTGAAATCGGACTGTTGAATGCAATCCGGAATGCCATGGGAAATGAATCCATTGCATGGCTCATACAGGAGCCGTGGAACAATTTCCTGTTGATGTTCATCATGATCTGGCTGCAGACCGGGTTTGCAATGGTGATTCTCTCGTCTGCTATCAAGAACGTTCCGGCGGATCTGCATGAGGCGGCCCGTATTGACGGTGCAGGTCCTTTCAGAATCTTCTTTCAGATCACCATTCCGTACATCAGAAACAGCATCATCATGGTGATGACCACCATTCTGTTCCTGGTTCTGAAAGCATTCGATATTGTATTCGTGATGACCAGCGGAGACTACAATACAGATGTTGTAGCCTCGGCCATGTATGACCAGACATTTCAGCAGGGTAACTTCGGCGTAGGTTCCTCCCTGGCTGTACTTCTGTTCATCTTCGTGGTCCCGTTTGTTATTCAAAACATCAGAAATATGCGCGATAACGGAGTGTGA
- a CDS encoding LacI family DNA-binding transcriptional regulator: MVKKATIYDVARESGVSISTVSRVLNAPAKVNEGTRKSVLDAISRLSFVPRADAMARARQRMNRIAVITPFFTEASFVQRIRGVSQSLNPGEYELIIYTVKSRRQLEEHIDMICAGERVDAVIILSLNIPPDRIQVLQESGLPLVSVENILPGFSSVAVDNHRGGYLGAGYLMKRGYTLLAFAGERSFHDFTLESTSQRLRGFLDALEATQTPKVEDFIYMGEIGDNSLIQWFSNLFSRAVHPQAVLCSSDLIAAKLIQTAGQLGKSIPRDIAILGFDNLDMAEYLNLSTVNQHLDYSGQLAGSMLKEILESEGERENQTVFLDLEVVQRGTC, translated from the coding sequence ATGGTGAAAAAAGCGACAATTTATGACGTAGCCCGGGAATCGGGAGTGAGCATCAGTACCGTCAGCAGGGTGCTGAACGCACCGGCCAAGGTTAACGAAGGCACCAGAAAATCGGTTCTGGATGCGATTTCCCGGCTCTCCTTCGTTCCCCGGGCAGACGCAATGGCCAGGGCCAGACAGCGGATGAACCGGATTGCGGTAATCACACCCTTTTTCACAGAAGCATCCTTTGTTCAGAGAATCCGCGGTGTGAGTCAGAGCTTGAACCCCGGGGAGTACGAGCTGATCATCTATACGGTGAAAAGCCGGCGTCAGCTGGAAGAGCACATAGACATGATCTGTGCGGGAGAACGGGTGGATGCGGTGATTATTCTGTCATTGAATATTCCGCCGGACCGTATACAGGTTCTGCAGGAATCCGGGCTGCCTCTGGTATCCGTGGAAAACATCCTGCCGGGCTTTTCCTCGGTGGCCGTTGATAATCACCGCGGAGGATACCTGGGGGCCGGCTACCTGATGAAGCGGGGCTACACCCTTCTTGCCTTTGCCGGCGAACGGTCCTTCCACGACTTCACCCTGGAATCAACATCCCAGCGCCTCAGAGGCTTTCTGGATGCCCTTGAGGCAACCCAGACTCCCAAGGTCGAGGACTTCATCTATATGGGGGAGATCGGCGATAATTCTCTCATCCAATGGTTCAGCAATCTCTTTTCCAGAGCAGTACATCCCCAGGCGGTTCTCTGCTCCTCCGACCTCATCGCAGCGAAATTAATTCAAACCGCCGGACAACTGGGCAAGAGCATTCCCCGGGACATTGCAATCCTGGGTTTCGATAACCTGGATATGGCCGAATATCTCAACCTGAGTACGGTGAATCAGCACCTGGATTATTCGGGGCAGCTGGCAGGAAGCATGCTGAAGGAAATCCTGGAATCTGAAGGTGAACGGGAAAACCAGACAGTTTTTCTGGACCTTGAAGTGGTTCAGCGGGGAACCTGCTGA
- a CDS encoding ABC transporter substrate-binding protein, protein MPRTKWSVLLITVLAAFVLLFAGCGDDAEDAASEPVNEEYVNNAWTDGEDLSGTTVNIFGAFVDVDAERFEETMVPFEEATGIDIVYEGSGDFETLVRVRSEGGDPPDIAAFPQPGLMADLTRQGYIQDMGEWFSMDYLQEQYSDAWIDLSYVDDVIAGVWYRANLKSLVWYAKPVFEDEGYEIPQTWDELLALSDQMVEDGYTPWSISMESSGATGWVATDWVEDVLLRTEPPEVYDAWVAGELPFNSPEIKRALDIIGEIWFNEDYVLGGTDAILTVPFGDGPTPLLQDPPFALMHRQASFITGFFPEGGDEVEQGLIDYFYLPSIDEEEGKPVLGAGDIYSAFTDRPEVRAAMRYLSQGISTKAWVEAGGFVSPHNDASLDWYPSPVERGYAEIIREADTFRFDASDLMPGAVGAGTFWTGMVDWVNNQGENVDQILDNIDESYPE, encoded by the coding sequence ATGCCACGAACTAAATGGTCTGTACTACTTATTACAGTACTGGCTGCATTCGTTCTGCTGTTTGCAGGATGCGGAGACGATGCGGAAGATGCTGCATCAGAACCGGTTAACGAAGAATACGTTAACAATGCTTGGACAGACGGTGAGGACCTGTCCGGTACCACCGTGAATATTTTCGGTGCATTTGTAGATGTTGACGCCGAGCGATTTGAAGAGACTATGGTGCCCTTCGAAGAAGCTACTGGAATCGACATTGTATACGAAGGCTCCGGAGACTTTGAAACACTGGTGCGGGTACGCTCCGAAGGCGGAGATCCCCCGGATATCGCAGCTTTTCCCCAGCCGGGACTGATGGCGGATTTGACCCGTCAGGGATATATCCAGGATATGGGTGAATGGTTCAGCATGGATTATCTTCAGGAACAGTATTCAGACGCATGGATTGACCTGTCCTATGTTGATGATGTGATTGCCGGTGTTTGGTACCGTGCGAACCTGAAGAGCCTTGTATGGTATGCAAAACCCGTGTTTGAAGATGAAGGCTATGAAATTCCCCAGACCTGGGACGAACTTCTTGCACTCTCTGACCAAATGGTTGAAGACGGATACACTCCGTGGTCCATCAGCATGGAAAGCTCCGGTGCAACCGGATGGGTTGCAACCGACTGGGTTGAAGATGTTCTGCTGAGAACTGAGCCCCCCGAAGTGTACGATGCATGGGTTGCCGGCGAACTGCCGTTCAACAGCCCGGAAATCAAGCGTGCGCTGGATATTATCGGTGAAATCTGGTTCAACGAAGACTACGTACTGGGCGGAACAGATGCGATTCTTACCGTTCCCTTCGGTGACGGCCCCACTCCCCTGCTGCAGGATCCTCCGTTTGCTCTCATGCACCGTCAGGCAAGTTTCATTACCGGATTCTTCCCCGAAGGCGGAGACGAAGTTGAACAGGGTCTGATTGACTACTTCTATCTTCCTTCCATCGATGAAGAAGAAGGTAAGCCGGTACTGGGTGCAGGAGACATCTATTCTGCATTTACCGACCGGCCGGAAGTACGGGCGGCAATGCGCTACCTGAGCCAGGGAATTTCAACCAAGGCATGGGTGGAAGCAGGCGGATTTGTAAGTCCTCACAACGATGCTTCACTTGACTGGTATCCTTCTCCTGTTGAACGGGGATATGCGGAAATTATCCGTGAAGCCGATACCTTCCGTTTCGATGCATCGGACCTTATGCCCGGCGCAGTCGGTGCAGGTACATTCTGGACCGGAATGGTTGACTGGGTGAACAATCAAGGTGAAAACGTGGATCAGATCCTCGATAACATCGATGAATCGTATCCCGAGTAA
- a CDS encoding DUF4097 family beta strand repeat-containing protein: protein MKSKRIIFPFFAFFLLLGLPGISAEGGEEIQQDRFTDIREISVSAPDWDILLGPSSRDSRVRLSDYQSRDYRIDIAQTGDRLNIEIRPKRALRIFSTGQPKLSLTVPENALLEISTASGDIRLQEVITGELRVSSASGDMEGRGISGSLEFSSASGDLDLGGMQGDISAKTSSGDIQIRRVEGLMSFQSSSGEIMIGEATGGLEAKTSSGDIRFENLSIFQGARFASVSGDIELDVLGTLSEYSIECKSTSGDIRVFDYRTEDRLNAGDGDVPLTAATTSGDISIY from the coding sequence ATGAAATCCAAACGAATTATATTTCCGTTTTTTGCCTTCTTTCTCCTGCTTGGCCTCCCCGGCATTTCCGCCGAAGGAGGGGAAGAGATTCAGCAGGACCGTTTTACCGATATCCGGGAAATTTCCGTCTCAGCGCCTGACTGGGATATTCTCCTGGGCCCCTCCAGCCGGGACTCCAGAGTCCGGCTCAGCGATTATCAATCCCGGGACTACCGCATAGATATCGCCCAAACCGGGGACAGATTGAATATCGAGATACGCCCGAAGAGGGCCCTCCGCATATTTTCCACCGGTCAGCCGAAGCTCTCCTTAACCGTGCCTGAAAATGCCCTGCTGGAGATCAGCACGGCTTCGGGTGACATCCGTCTCCAGGAGGTGATTACCGGTGAACTCAGAGTATCCAGCGCATCAGGTGATATGGAAGGAAGGGGGATCAGCGGCAGCCTGGAATTCTCCAGCGCTTCCGGGGACCTTGACCTGGGAGGGATGCAGGGAGACATTTCGGCAAAAACCAGCTCCGGCGATATCCAGATCCGCAGGGTGGAAGGTCTCATGAGCTTCCAGAGCAGCTCCGGTGAAATAATGATTGGAGAAGCCACCGGCGGACTGGAAGCCAAGACCTCCAGCGGAGATATACGCTTCGAAAACCTCTCCATATTCCAGGGAGCCCGCTTCGCCAGTGTATCCGGCGATATCGAACTGGATGTGCTTGGTACGCTTTCAGAGTACAGCATCGAGTGCAAAAGTACATCAGGAGATATCCGGGTATTCGACTACCGTACCGAGGACAGGCTGAATGCCGGAGATGGGGATGTGCCTCTTACCGCAGCCACCACCAGCGGCGATATCAGCATCTATTAG
- the gghA gene encoding glucosylglycerol hydrolase yields MKIANNQQNKFKDEFGESLQSAPEDFAAAQRISRQMGGRYLGSGQATFLFWTPELSEAEPRPDTLRLEILITEQEPDFSLASQSLVFQVEDFPVVREGEFCFAVLEDLTPGTREHLGPLYRLVYENNSGEKRYILDPLAASIPFGAAAPAELYDIEGMLAGRKDMEYFRSLFQSDDVKKEDDGVLRIGDPVNMLELHCATSNPEGSLAGLTRIYREISRKLSRGETLESWEMNYIEYDAIQLMPIEPAILYEGGPDFWSETARRQNELVVNLRKPDSLNWGYDTITLGSPAVNPVLLETRRPHEFLELIETLHNFHGSPIRMVLDVVYGHLDNQAMDLLNSRYFAGANMYGQNVSYSDPMVRGVILEMQRRKSDFGVDGVRVDGAQDFKNYDPESGQMIHDDDFLELMNRVEQRAGEWTYRPWMIFEDGRPWPRDDWELKSSYREITKKLPNVVQWGPLTFAHNTPFLFTFWAMKWWRIQEVFLYGDKWITGTSNHDTLRRGTQVDPESRINTYLGDNLPDIFRKAYDNPAVRLFDLFMPGIPMDFLQSNMHVPWSFIRNTDRRWAAKVMSEEAYFLDWVLTENLFSRDWVFSRLKARGFSSLQGLRRFVKSLNHCLQLADQEPGRAAELLNELDLQGPGRLDAEGLVFLARDWMEDVHEICRVSNYLQDTDRSASAYGYKLRSFLRSNRWLGAAPQKGDYADMLRPADGAVIIHGIRTSPDGGRKILFLANMEGEPKTIQPAALMAGREELTYGWKLTAATPDLQGSLNPPGSSFDITATIRLENAQGILLESD; encoded by the coding sequence ATGAAAATTGCAAATAACCAACAGAACAAATTCAAGGATGAGTTTGGAGAATCTTTACAATCGGCTCCTGAAGATTTTGCCGCAGCACAGAGGATAAGCCGGCAGATGGGCGGCCGCTATCTGGGGTCCGGTCAGGCAACCTTTCTTTTCTGGACTCCGGAGCTTTCCGAGGCTGAACCTCGCCCCGATACCCTCCGGCTGGAAATATTAATCACGGAGCAGGAACCGGATTTCAGCCTGGCCAGCCAAAGTCTGGTGTTTCAGGTGGAGGATTTTCCCGTAGTACGGGAAGGCGAGTTCTGCTTTGCGGTACTGGAAGATCTGACTCCGGGCACCCGGGAACATCTCGGTCCCCTGTATCGGCTGGTTTATGAAAACAACAGCGGGGAGAAACGCTACATTCTGGATCCCCTGGCCGCCTCCATACCCTTCGGGGCTGCAGCTCCGGCTGAGCTTTACGACATTGAGGGAATGCTTGCCGGTCGGAAAGACATGGAGTATTTCCGTTCACTCTTTCAGTCCGATGATGTGAAAAAAGAAGATGACGGGGTCCTGCGGATCGGAGATCCGGTGAACATGCTTGAACTCCACTGTGCCACATCCAATCCCGAAGGCAGTCTGGCGGGGCTTACCCGCATATACCGGGAAATTTCCCGAAAGCTCTCCCGGGGCGAGACTCTGGAAAGCTGGGAGATGAACTATATTGAATATGATGCAATTCAGCTCATGCCCATCGAACCTGCAATTCTCTATGAAGGGGGCCCGGATTTCTGGAGTGAAACTGCCCGCCGGCAGAATGAACTCGTGGTGAATCTCCGTAAACCGGACAGTTTGAACTGGGGATATGATACCATCACCCTGGGCTCTCCCGCAGTGAATCCTGTACTTCTGGAAACACGCCGGCCCCACGAATTTCTTGAGCTCATCGAAACCCTTCATAATTTCCACGGTTCACCCATCCGGATGGTTCTGGATGTGGTATACGGCCATCTGGATAATCAGGCCATGGATCTGCTCAATTCCCGGTATTTTGCAGGTGCCAATATGTACGGTCAGAACGTAAGCTATTCCGATCCCATGGTTCGGGGAGTAATTCTGGAGATGCAGAGGCGGAAAAGCGATTTCGGTGTCGACGGTGTACGTGTTGACGGAGCCCAGGATTTCAAAAACTATGATCCCGAATCTGGACAGATGATTCATGACGATGATTTTCTGGAGCTGATGAACCGTGTGGAACAGAGGGCGGGGGAGTGGACCTACCGACCATGGATGATTTTTGAGGACGGTCGGCCCTGGCCCCGGGATGACTGGGAGCTGAAATCCAGTTACCGGGAGATCACCAAGAAACTGCCCAATGTAGTTCAATGGGGGCCTCTCACCTTCGCCCACAATACTCCGTTCCTCTTCACCTTCTGGGCCATGAAATGGTGGAGGATACAGGAAGTGTTTCTGTATGGAGATAAATGGATTACCGGTACTTCAAACCACGACACCCTCAGGCGGGGTACCCAGGTGGATCCGGAATCGAGAATCAATACCTATCTGGGGGATAATCTGCCGGATATTTTCCGGAAAGCCTACGATAATCCCGCCGTCCGGCTGTTTGATCTGTTTATGCCCGGGATCCCCATGGATTTCCTCCAGTCAAACATGCATGTGCCCTGGAGTTTTATTCGTAACACCGACCGGCGCTGGGCTGCAAAAGTAATGTCCGAAGAGGCGTACTTTCTGGACTGGGTGCTTACAGAAAATCTTTTCTCCAGAGACTGGGTGTTCAGCCGCCTGAAAGCCAGAGGCTTCTCAAGTCTTCAGGGGCTCAGGCGTTTTGTAAAGAGCTTAAATCACTGTCTCCAGCTGGCGGACCAGGAACCGGGGAGAGCGGCGGAGCTGCTCAATGAGCTGGACCTCCAGGGGCCGGGCCGCTTGGATGCCGAAGGGCTGGTATTTCTGGCCCGGGACTGGATGGAGGATGTGCATGAAATATGCAGGGTGAGCAACTACCTTCAGGACACGGACCGGAGCGCATCAGCATACGGCTATAAACTCAGAAGTTTTCTCAGGTCGAACCGGTGGCTGGGGGCCGCCCCCCAAAAAGGGGATTATGCGGATATGCTGCGGCCTGCGGACGGTGCGGTGATCATTCACGGTATTCGAACCAGTCCTGACGGAGGCCGGAAAATCCTGTTTCTGGCCAACATGGAGGGAGAACCCAAAACTATCCAGCCGGCTGCGCTTATGGCCGGACGGGAGGAGTTGACCTACGGCTGGAAATTGACAGCAGCCACCCCGGATCTCCAGGGATCACTGAATCCGCCGGGAAGCAGTTTCGATATTACCGCAACCATCAGACTGGAAAATGCTCAAGGGATACTTCTTGAATCAGACTGA
- a CDS encoding amylosucrase — protein MNGRKKDTSSGTVQQATGGSEAVQALGLLRERLAHQLKSLKGTRRLLLEKNLDIHFPDLFQAMRELYGSRWDFFYQLETLIGSLIESVSERPEDLIRLDASRIEEPHWYENQRMVGAMLYVDRFAGDLQQVKSHIPYLKKLGITYLHLMPLFKAPEGESDGGYAISSYRKVDSRLGTMEDLEELSAALRKEGISLVLDFVFNHTSDEHDWAMAARQGDPSREEFYFVLRDRDEMEEYNAHLRDIFPDVRKGSFTWNDELAGWVWTTFNSFQWDLNYGNPGVFRAMVEEMLFIANRGTEVLRLDALAFVWKEKGTVSENLPKAHTLISMFRSAARIAAPAMVFKSEAIVHPDEVAKYISPRECELSYNPMLMALLWESLATRKTDLLQHSLQKRFQIPQACSWVNYVRSHDDIGWTFADEDARELGINGNDHRGFLNDFYTARFPGSFARGVPFQLNPATGDCRISGSCASLSGIEQGLEELRAGDQEGDQSERHLEEGIRRHLLIHGIIISISGIPLIYMGDEFAQLNWYDYQNDQNFSQDSRWIHRPPFDWDRINSLMKNTEKAADQGYAARIFEQLGKMIGIRKEHPAFGESRTTVLGVENPHILAYMVGNASEQILVVSNFNEWTEEIQSNHMRLQGVWPKVVDLLTGDRYDLGENSTLKIPPLSQLWLSKLR, from the coding sequence ATGAACGGCAGGAAAAAAGATACATCTTCTGGAACGGTTCAGCAGGCAACCGGCGGGAGTGAAGCGGTACAGGCATTGGGGCTGTTGAGGGAACGGCTGGCGCATCAATTGAAATCCCTGAAAGGAACCAGGCGTCTTCTTCTGGAAAAAAATCTGGACATCCATTTCCCCGACCTCTTCCAGGCCATGAGGGAGCTGTATGGAAGCCGCTGGGACTTTTTCTATCAGCTTGAGACATTGATCGGATCACTCATTGAATCGGTGAGCGAACGCCCGGAAGATCTGATCCGGCTGGATGCTTCCAGAATTGAAGAGCCTCACTGGTACGAAAATCAGAGAATGGTGGGAGCCATGCTCTATGTTGACCGCTTTGCAGGGGACCTGCAGCAGGTAAAATCCCATATTCCGTATCTGAAAAAGCTGGGAATCACCTATCTCCATCTCATGCCGCTGTTCAAAGCGCCGGAAGGTGAAAGCGACGGAGGGTACGCCATATCAAGCTACCGGAAGGTTGATTCCCGTCTGGGAACAATGGAGGACCTGGAAGAACTGTCTGCAGCTCTGAGAAAGGAAGGAATCTCTCTGGTTCTGGATTTTGTGTTCAACCACACAAGTGATGAACACGATTGGGCCATGGCCGCCAGACAGGGAGATCCATCCCGGGAGGAATTCTATTTTGTGCTCCGGGACCGGGATGAAATGGAGGAGTACAACGCCCATCTCAGGGATATTTTTCCGGATGTACGGAAGGGCAGCTTCACCTGGAACGACGAGCTTGCAGGATGGGTGTGGACCACCTTCAATTCCTTCCAGTGGGACCTGAACTACGGAAACCCCGGTGTTTTCAGAGCAATGGTTGAGGAAATGCTGTTTATCGCAAACCGGGGTACCGAAGTACTCCGGCTGGATGCTCTGGCCTTTGTATGGAAGGAAAAGGGAACGGTAAGTGAAAATCTTCCAAAGGCCCATACCCTCATCAGCATGTTCCGATCGGCGGCCAGAATTGCCGCACCGGCCATGGTATTCAAATCCGAAGCCATCGTTCATCCGGATGAGGTTGCAAAATACATCAGCCCCCGGGAGTGCGAGCTTTCCTACAACCCCATGCTGATGGCTCTGCTTTGGGAATCCCTTGCCACGCGAAAAACCGACCTGCTCCAGCATTCTCTTCAGAAACGCTTCCAGATTCCCCAAGCCTGCAGCTGGGTGAATTATGTACGATCACATGATGATATCGGCTGGACCTTTGCCGACGAGGACGCCCGGGAACTGGGTATAAACGGGAACGATCACCGGGGCTTTTTAAATGACTTCTATACCGCACGCTTCCCCGGATCCTTTGCCCGGGGAGTTCCTTTCCAGCTCAACCCCGCCACAGGCGACTGCCGCATCAGCGGTAGCTGCGCCAGCCTCAGCGGAATTGAACAGGGACTGGAGGAACTGAGAGCCGGTGACCAGGAGGGAGACCAGTCTGAACGTCATCTGGAAGAAGGAATTCGACGGCACCTTCTGATCCATGGAATTATTATCAGCATCAGCGGCATCCCACTGATTTATATGGGGGATGAATTTGCACAGCTCAACTGGTACGATTATCAGAACGACCAGAATTTCAGTCAGGACAGCCGATGGATTCACCGTCCGCCGTTTGATTGGGACCGGATTAACTCCCTGATGAAAAATACGGAGAAAGCTGCCGACCAGGGATATGCCGCCCGCATATTTGAACAGCTGGGAAAAATGATCGGCATCAGAAAAGAACACCCCGCTTTCGGTGAGAGCAGAACCACGGTTCTCGGGGTGGAAAACCCCCACATTCTGGCATACATGGTGGGAAACGCATCCGAACAGATTCTGGTGGTAAGCAACTTCAACGAATGGACAGAAGAAATCCAGAGCAATCATATGCGGCTTCAGGGCGTATGGCCGAAGGTCGTGGATCTGCTAACCGGTGATCGGTATGACCTGGGAGAAAATTCCACACTGAAAATTCCCCCGCTGAGCCAGCTCTGGCTTTCCAAGCTTCGGTGA
- a CDS encoding carbohydrate ABC transporter permease, whose product MADTYKAENYKEVDLEPKKQIRLGKLPIYLVMLILVIIWTVPTMGLLVSSFRHPQQINNYGWWEVFGDFSPRLNEDGSQRWRNPPPEGLTLDNYERVLGTSTGQGGAMGRAFLNSLLVVIPSTIIPITIAAFAAYAIAWLNWVGRRAVLFIIVGLLVVPLQMSLIPILRIYTRLGLNGSFLGIWLAHTGFGLPLATYILYGYISGIPGSIIESAYLDGATPWMSFTRLVLPLSVPAIASFAIFQFLWVWNDLLVALVFLTRGNIILVTTRLQELVGSRGQDWQTLTAGAFISMILPLVVFFALQRYFIRGMMAGSVKG is encoded by the coding sequence ATGGCAGATACCTATAAAGCAGAAAACTATAAAGAAGTGGATCTGGAGCCCAAGAAGCAAATCAGATTGGGCAAGCTGCCGATTTACCTGGTGATGCTGATCCTTGTAATTATCTGGACCGTCCCCACAATGGGCCTGCTTGTTTCTTCTTTCCGGCATCCGCAGCAGATCAATAACTACGGCTGGTGGGAAGTGTTTGGAGACTTTTCACCCCGGCTGAATGAAGACGGATCCCAGCGCTGGCGAAACCCGCCCCCGGAGGGGCTGACCCTGGACAACTATGAACGGGTTCTGGGTACATCCACCGGGCAGGGTGGTGCAATGGGCCGGGCGTTTCTCAACAGCCTGTTGGTGGTAATTCCCTCCACCATAATTCCAATCACCATTGCCGCCTTCGCAGCCTACGCAATAGCCTGGCTGAATTGGGTCGGCAGGCGGGCAGTGCTGTTTATTATTGTGGGGCTGCTTGTTGTCCCGCTACAGATGAGTCTGATACCAATCCTGCGGATTTACACCAGGCTGGGGCTGAACGGGTCATTCCTGGGAATATGGCTTGCTCATACGGGCTTCGGGTTGCCGTTGGCCACCTACATATTATACGGCTATATTTCGGGCATACCGGGATCAATCATTGAGTCGGCATATCTTGACGGTGCCACTCCCTGGATGTCTTTTACCAGGCTGGTTCTTCCCCTTTCGGTTCCCGCAATTGCATCCTTCGCCATATTCCAGTTTCTCTGGGTATGGAACGATCTGCTTGTTGCCCTGGTTTTTCTCACACGGGGAAACATCATCCTGGTGACTACCCGTCTGCAGGAACTGGTGGGTTCACGAGGCCAGGACTGGCAAACGCTGACAGCAGGAGCCTTCATCTCAATGATTCTGCCGTTGGTTGTGTTCTTTGCACTCCAGCGTTACTTCATCAGAGGTATGATGGCAGGTTCGGTGAAAGGATAG
- a CDS encoding LacI family DNA-binding transcriptional regulator has protein sequence MKVTIRDIAKIAGVSHSTVSRSLNDHPSISPARREQIKKIANELGFEYNANAKRLRGGKVGTVGIIAAKMDKASFFLDSLMRKITHEEQNSFQDYIVSFPSDSIQGSNNIRRLVSAGKVDGFILLHPDISYSDYEFLMKQQVPFVLLHFKPQNFTYEHLNYYLTDHEYGAYIATSHLIQLGRNNILSVSEGGGEIQFLERSAGFKRALHEHGISFNPEMLIEGECSFDFGRQIVQQRRGAIHRIDAIFAQADVIALGIIHELRELGIRVPEDISVVGYDDILIGEYTTPRLTTVHQPTEDMDHQACLRINELINGTDDGEPVQKIFKPGLVIRDSCISTVSNVSP, from the coding sequence GTGAAGGTTACAATCCGGGATATTGCGAAGATCGCCGGTGTGAGTCATTCCACTGTATCCCGGAGTCTCAACGATCATCCTTCCATTTCACCTGCACGTCGTGAGCAGATCAAGAAGATTGCCAATGAATTGGGCTTTGAATACAACGCCAATGCCAAACGCCTCCGGGGAGGCAAGGTGGGTACTGTGGGAATTATCGCTGCGAAAATGGATAAAGCCTCATTTTTTCTTGATTCACTCATGCGGAAAATTACCCACGAAGAGCAGAACAGCTTCCAGGATTACATCGTTTCTTTCCCCAGCGACAGCATTCAGGGGTCCAATAATATCCGCCGCCTGGTGAGCGCCGGTAAGGTGGACGGGTTCATTCTTCTGCATCCTGATATCAGCTATTCCGACTATGAATTTCTTATGAAGCAGCAGGTCCCGTTTGTACTGCTCCATTTCAAGCCTCAGAATTTTACCTATGAGCATCTTAATTACTATCTCACCGACCATGAATACGGGGCCTATATTGCCACAAGCCATCTCATTCAATTGGGGCGGAACAATATTCTCTCTGTCAGCGAAGGCGGCGGAGAGATTCAGTTTCTGGAACGGAGTGCCGGGTTCAAAAGGGCTCTCCACGAGCACGGTATCAGCTTCAATCCGGAAATGCTCATAGAAGGTGAATGCAGTTTTGATTTCGGCAGGCAGATTGTCCAGCAGCGGCGGGGTGCAATCCACCGGATCGATGCCATCTTTGCCCAGGCTGACGTTATCGCCCTGGGAATCATCCATGAGCTCAGGGAGCTGGGCATACGGGTCCCCGAGGATATCTCCGTTGTGGGCTATGATGACATTCTCATCGGTGAATATACCACTCCCCGGCTGACCACTGTGCATCAGCCCACCGAAGATATGGATCACCAGGCCTGCCTGAGAATTAATGAGCTGATCAACGGAACTGATGACGGAGAGCCGGTGCAGAAGATATTCAAACCGGGTCTTGTGATCAGGGATTCGTGTATCAGCACGGTGAGCAACGTCTCACCCTGA